One genomic region from Dehalobacter restrictus DSM 9455 encodes:
- a CDS encoding EscU/YscU/HrcU family type III secretion system export apparatus switch protein — protein MKRESPSSKKQNMKKAAALAYDHVGAPRIVAKGEGYMAKKIIELAEEQGIPVQNDDTLVEALMQVEMSKEIPPELYQAVAEVLAFIYRLDKMKGTKKDTP, from the coding sequence ATGAAAAGGGAAAGTCCAAGTAGTAAAAAACAAAATATGAAAAAAGCTGCTGCTCTGGCCTATGATCATGTTGGTGCTCCGAGGATTGTCGCCAAAGGCGAAGGGTATATGGCCAAAAAAATAATCGAATTGGCTGAAGAGCAGGGCATTCCGGTCCAAAATGACGACACCCTTGTAGAAGCCTTGATGCAGGTAGAGATGTCCAAAGAAATACCGCCTGAGCTTTATCAGGCGGTTGCTGAAGTACTGGCTTTTATTTATCGCTTGGACAAAATGAAGGGGACGAAAAAGGATACGCCTTAA
- a CDS encoding flavin reductase family protein gives MNNEFKLVEPEQLTDNSFKLVGKDWMLITAGNIEKYNTMTASWGGFGVLWNKKVCFCFVRPSRYTYQFMEENDTFTLSFFEEDYRKALSFCGANSGRDVDKASATGITPVESMSGSVYFEEARLVLECKKLYYQDLDPSHFLDPAIESNYKQNDYHRVYVGEIIQCYAK, from the coding sequence ATGAATAATGAATTTAAGTTAGTGGAACCTGAGCAGTTAACGGATAACTCCTTTAAACTGGTCGGAAAGGACTGGATGCTGATCACAGCGGGAAATATAGAAAAGTATAATACGATGACGGCCAGTTGGGGTGGATTCGGAGTCTTGTGGAATAAAAAGGTATGCTTCTGTTTTGTCCGGCCTTCGCGTTATACCTATCAGTTTATGGAAGAAAACGATACTTTCACGCTTTCGTTTTTTGAAGAAGACTATCGAAAGGCTTTATCTTTCTGTGGAGCAAATTCCGGAAGAGATGTGGACAAAGCTTCCGCTACCGGGATTACACCCGTTGAAAGCATGTCCGGATCCGTCTATTTTGAAGAAGCAAGGCTCGTTCTGGAATGCAAGAAGCTGTATTATCAAGATTTAGACCCAAGTCATTTTCTTGATCCCGCGATTGAAAGTAATTATAAGCAAAATGATTATCACCGTGTTTATGTCGGCGAAATCATTCAGTGCTATGCTAAATAA
- the trxA gene encoding thioredoxin, with amino-acid sequence MAGVNVKTFTAGNWQSDVLSSSQLVLADFWAAWCGPCRMIAPVVEELADEYAGKVTIGKLNVDEQGEIAEKYGVMSIPTLLLIKNGEIVDKIVGFRGKPDLVKAIEAKM; translated from the coding sequence ATGGCAGGTGTTAATGTCAAAACGTTTACAGCCGGAAACTGGCAGAGTGACGTACTCAGTTCAAGCCAGCTGGTATTGGCCGATTTTTGGGCTGCCTGGTGCGGACCTTGCAGAATGATAGCTCCTGTAGTGGAAGAACTGGCAGATGAATATGCCGGTAAAGTAACCATCGGCAAATTAAATGTGGATGAGCAGGGAGAAATCGCCGAGAAATACGGCGTAATGAGTATCCCGACACTGCTGCTGATTAAAAACGGTGAAATCGTTGATAAGATCGTCGGCTTCAGAGGAAAACCGGATCTGGTTAAAGCCATTGAAGCGAAGATGTAA
- a CDS encoding metal-sensitive transcriptional regulator — MEPKKKSGPGNDIMIRLKRIEGQVKGLQRMLDEEKCCSDILVQVAAVKAAINKVGIMIFEEHSRTCLKGALEAENDKALDDLIDMMNRFVH; from the coding sequence ATGGAACCAAAGAAAAAAAGTGGGCCGGGAAACGATATCATGATCAGATTGAAACGGATTGAGGGACAGGTCAAAGGGTTGCAGCGTATGCTTGATGAAGAAAAATGCTGTTCTGATATTCTGGTTCAGGTTGCGGCAGTCAAAGCAGCAATTAATAAAGTTGGCATTATGATTTTTGAAGAGCACTCCAGAACCTGCTTGAAAGGTGCGCTTGAAGCGGAAAATGATAAAGCCCTGGATGATCTGATTGATATGATGAACCGGTTTGTCCATTAA
- the aspS gene encoding aspartate--tRNA ligase → MSMLAERIGAGTLNRKNAGEKVKLLGWVQTRRDHGGVIFVDLRDRSGIVQIVFNPDMPANAFNQAEKLRSEYVIKAEGLVRVRPEGSENPNMVTGEIEVVIENLEILNKAKTPPFYIQDNVDVDESVRLKHRYLDLRRTEMQNIFKIRHQVTKIMRDFLDSEGFLEIETPILAKSTPEGARDYLVPSRVNQGTFYGLPQSPQIFKQLLMVAGMEKYFQIARCFRDEDLRADRQPEFTQLDLEMSFIEIEDLLPMMENLIAKIFREVKGIEIPLPIPRLTYQEAMERYGSDKPDTRFTMELIDVAPVVKDSGFKVFADVVAKGGRVKGICAKGCAGMPRREIDALTKFVSIYGAKGLAYIVMDPEGMKSPILKFFTEQEINALLAAMEAETGDILFFVADKEAVVHNALGNLRLELAKRMELIREDMINCLWVTEFPLFEYDEEEKRYVAIHHMFTSPMNEDIALLDSDPLKVRAKAYDMVLNGMELGGGSIRIHQRDVQEKIFDLIGLSSEEAKEKFGYLLEAFEYGTPPHGGIAFGLDRLTMILSGRDNIRDVIAFPKTQSASCLLTQAPSPVVDSQLKELHIKLDLKAKQPSN, encoded by the coding sequence ATGTCCATGTTAGCAGAAAGAATCGGAGCGGGTACGCTGAACAGGAAAAATGCAGGCGAAAAAGTAAAGTTGTTGGGTTGGGTTCAGACCAGAAGAGACCATGGAGGCGTCATTTTCGTTGATTTGCGCGACAGGTCCGGTATCGTCCAGATTGTCTTCAATCCGGATATGCCTGCAAACGCTTTTAATCAGGCTGAAAAACTCCGCTCGGAGTATGTGATAAAGGCCGAAGGTCTCGTTCGGGTGAGACCTGAAGGTTCAGAAAATCCGAATATGGTTACCGGAGAAATTGAAGTTGTGATTGAAAACCTGGAAATACTCAATAAAGCGAAAACTCCGCCTTTCTATATCCAGGACAATGTGGATGTCGATGAAAGTGTCAGGCTGAAACACCGCTATCTTGATCTCCGCCGGACCGAAATGCAGAACATCTTTAAGATCAGACACCAGGTCACGAAAATCATGCGTGATTTTCTGGACAGTGAGGGGTTCCTGGAAATTGAAACGCCAATTCTGGCTAAGTCAACACCGGAAGGGGCCAGAGACTATCTCGTGCCCAGCCGCGTGAATCAGGGAACATTTTATGGGCTGCCCCAATCACCGCAGATCTTTAAACAGTTGTTGATGGTCGCTGGCATGGAAAAATATTTTCAGATCGCCCGCTGTTTCCGCGATGAAGACTTGCGTGCGGATCGCCAGCCGGAATTTACCCAGCTCGATTTGGAGATGTCCTTTATTGAGATTGAAGACCTTTTGCCGATGATGGAGAACCTGATTGCTAAGATATTCAGGGAAGTCAAAGGTATTGAGATTCCGCTTCCCATTCCGCGGCTGACCTATCAGGAGGCGATGGAACGCTATGGTTCGGACAAGCCGGATACCCGCTTTACCATGGAACTGATTGATGTGGCTCCGGTTGTCAAAGATTCCGGATTTAAAGTATTTGCCGACGTTGTCGCAAAGGGCGGCAGAGTTAAAGGAATCTGCGCCAAAGGCTGTGCCGGTATGCCGAGGCGGGAAATTGACGCGCTAACCAAATTTGTCAGCATTTACGGTGCAAAAGGGCTTGCCTACATCGTGATGGATCCTGAAGGAATGAAATCACCGATTCTGAAGTTCTTCACCGAACAGGAGATTAACGCACTGTTGGCTGCGATGGAAGCAGAAACCGGAGACATCCTATTTTTCGTTGCCGATAAGGAAGCCGTCGTTCATAATGCGCTTGGAAACTTAAGACTAGAGCTGGCTAAACGAATGGAGCTTATTCGGGAAGATATGATTAACTGTCTTTGGGTTACGGAATTCCCGCTCTTTGAATATGATGAAGAAGAAAAACGCTATGTGGCGATTCACCATATGTTTACCAGTCCGATGAATGAAGATATTGCCCTCCTGGATTCCGATCCGCTGAAGGTAAGAGCAAAGGCTTATGACATGGTCCTGAACGGAATGGAACTCGGCGGAGGAAGCATCCGGATTCACCAAAGGGATGTTCAGGAAAAAATCTTTGACCTGATTGGTTTGAGCAGTGAAGAGGCCAAAGAAAAATTTGGCTATCTGCTTGAAGCGTTCGAATATGGCACACCACCCCATGGGGGAATTGCGTTTGGGCTGGATAGACTTACGATGATTCTTTCCGGACGGGACAATATCCGCGATGTCATCGCATTTCCGAAGACCCAGAGTGCTTCATGTCTGCTGACCCAGGCGCCTTCACCGGTCGTGGACAGCCAACTCAAAGAGCTTCATATTAAACTGGACCTGAAAGCAAAACAGCCTTCTAATTAA
- the hisS gene encoding histidine--tRNA ligase has translation MSIQRPKGTQDIIPGTIEKWQFLEEQIRKICSEYGYKEIRTPVFEATELFQRGVGETTDIVNKEMYTFMDKGQRSITLRPEGTASVCRAYTENKLYALQQPVKMYYLGPMFRYEKSQAGRFRQFHQFGAEVLGGEDPLVDAEIICLIWDFFGRIGLKGLVVEINSVGCPTCRAEHRIRLQEFLQERKDDLCPDCQNRFTKNPMRILDCKNSSCQKLTENAPTTLDTLCVDCAEHFAKTQEYLNIAGIAYRINPRMVRGLDYYQKTAFEVTAEGIGAQNAICGGGRYDGLVQEIGGPATPGIGFAMGLERILSVMEKQSVEMLPEVEAPVVIAALGEAARQEGFRLLGDLRQAGMPAVMDLLGKGLKGQLKYADREQARYVLILGDDELARKMVIVRDMRLGEQQEIPLDQIKAFLLNHTKCEM, from the coding sequence ATGTCGATTCAACGGCCGAAAGGTACACAGGATATCATTCCGGGTACCATAGAAAAGTGGCAGTTTCTCGAAGAACAAATCCGGAAGATTTGTTCCGAGTATGGATATAAAGAAATCAGAACACCGGTCTTTGAGGCGACCGAACTTTTTCAGCGCGGCGTCGGAGAGACAACGGATATTGTCAATAAAGAAATGTATACCTTTATGGACAAAGGGCAGAGATCCATCACACTGCGTCCTGAAGGGACGGCTTCCGTCTGCAGGGCGTATACCGAGAACAAGCTTTATGCGCTGCAGCAGCCGGTCAAAATGTATTACCTCGGCCCGATGTTCCGCTATGAGAAGTCCCAGGCCGGACGCTTCCGGCAGTTCCACCAGTTCGGAGCAGAGGTGCTCGGTGGAGAGGATCCACTTGTCGATGCTGAAATCATCTGTCTGATCTGGGATTTTTTTGGCAGGATCGGCCTTAAGGGACTCGTGGTTGAGATCAATTCCGTGGGCTGTCCAACGTGCCGGGCTGAGCACAGGATTAGGCTGCAAGAGTTCCTGCAGGAACGCAAGGATGATCTTTGTCCGGATTGCCAGAACCGCTTTACCAAAAATCCGATGCGGATTTTAGACTGTAAGAACAGTTCCTGTCAAAAGCTGACGGAAAATGCTCCGACGACCCTGGATACGCTCTGCGTAGACTGTGCGGAACATTTCGCGAAGACTCAGGAATATTTAAATATCGCTGGGATTGCCTACCGGATTAATCCCAGAATGGTTCGCGGGCTGGATTATTATCAAAAAACAGCCTTTGAAGTCACAGCTGAAGGTATCGGCGCCCAGAACGCGATTTGTGGTGGCGGGCGTTATGACGGTCTTGTCCAGGAAATTGGCGGTCCGGCCACACCGGGAATTGGTTTTGCCATGGGACTGGAACGTATTCTGAGTGTCATGGAAAAGCAGAGTGTTGAAATGTTGCCTGAGGTTGAAGCGCCGGTCGTGATTGCAGCGCTGGGTGAGGCGGCCAGACAGGAAGGGTTCAGACTTTTAGGTGATCTGCGGCAGGCCGGGATGCCGGCAGTCATGGACCTTCTTGGAAAAGGGCTTAAAGGTCAGCTTAAATATGCAGACAGGGAACAAGCCCGCTATGTACTAATATTGGGTGACGATGAGCTTGCCCGGAAAATGGTGATCGTCCGCGATATGCGGTTGGGAGAACAGCAGGAAATCCCGCTGGATCAAATCAAAGCTTTTTTGTTGAATCATACGAAATGTGAAATGTAG
- the hemZ gene encoding coproporphyrinogen dehydrogenase HemZ: MEESILLCSSTIDPKMLTSCSQIIAAFFPGKKFRTGRNLMAGELSSDVLSDDMPSAAIRSDAGIMRSAADNERSDAEGFCLNIESVNTASEKVYEICLTDRTTGKKYAKAVQTGSADDFYRLKLPGKEPLSQIILKRGLCTFLSEYTGKKLPWGSLTGIRPGKIIGKMTDLGYDEGQKNKILRELYLVDQEKVSLLHQIEQVQQPFRQTMKEAEHFAGVYLAIPFCPSRCFYCSFPSNSLAGKQSEQLCRYLKALKKEVKLTGEMMRGLGMKADSLYIGGGTPTVLSAADLQMLLETIRDEIPQAERCEYSVEAGRPDTIDYTKLTVMKNFGVSRISVNPQTMQEATLPVIGRRHTAADIRECFLLARDVSDWVINMDLILGLPGEGSEEVLDSVEKVLALQPDNITVHALALKRGSAAWENHSASNREDAIDWQDIQREVHRRIQQRGYIPYYLYRQKYIAGNLENIGYALQGKECRYNIAVIEEQQNIIGLGAGSVSKIRKRGSGHENIYHPLDLQCYEDQLMQVHQKIKQSLTDFLPVL; the protein is encoded by the coding sequence ATGGAGGAAAGCATTCTTCTTTGCAGTTCCACAATCGATCCGAAAATGCTGACCAGCTGCTCACAAATCATAGCAGCTTTTTTTCCGGGAAAAAAGTTTAGAACAGGCAGAAATCTCATGGCAGGAGAGTTATCTTCCGACGTACTATCGGATGACATGCCATCAGCCGCCATTCGATCCGATGCTGGAATAATGCGGTCTGCCGCTGATAATGAACGGTCTGATGCTGAAGGTTTTTGCTTGAACATAGAGTCCGTGAATACTGCCTCGGAAAAGGTTTATGAAATCTGCCTAACCGACAGAACTACCGGAAAAAAATATGCGAAGGCAGTGCAGACGGGATCAGCGGATGATTTCTACAGACTGAAGCTTCCCGGCAAAGAACCGCTGTCCCAGATCATTTTAAAGAGAGGATTATGTACATTTTTATCCGAATATACCGGAAAAAAGCTTCCATGGGGAAGTCTGACCGGGATACGGCCTGGTAAAATCATCGGCAAAATGACCGATCTCGGATATGACGAAGGACAAAAGAATAAAATCCTGCGAGAACTTTACCTCGTTGACCAGGAAAAGGTGAGCCTGCTTCACCAGATCGAACAGGTTCAGCAGCCTTTCCGTCAAACGATGAAAGAAGCCGAGCATTTTGCCGGCGTTTATCTTGCGATACCCTTTTGTCCGTCCCGCTGTTTCTACTGCTCGTTTCCGTCCAACTCCCTGGCTGGGAAGCAAAGCGAACAGCTTTGCCGGTATCTGAAAGCTCTGAAGAAGGAAGTCAAACTAACCGGGGAAATGATGCGGGGACTGGGTATGAAGGCCGATAGCCTTTATATCGGCGGTGGTACACCGACGGTGCTAAGCGCTGCCGACCTGCAGATGCTGCTGGAAACCATCCGTGACGAGATTCCACAGGCTGAGCGGTGTGAATATTCTGTTGAGGCCGGTAGACCAGATACGATTGACTATACCAAACTGACAGTCATGAAGAATTTTGGGGTGAGCCGGATAAGCGTTAACCCTCAGACCATGCAGGAGGCAACCCTGCCCGTGATTGGACGCAGGCATACGGCCGCCGATATCCGGGAATGTTTTCTTCTAGCCAGAGATGTTTCCGACTGGGTGATCAATATGGATTTGATCCTTGGACTGCCGGGTGAAGGATCTGAGGAAGTCCTGGACAGTGTGGAAAAAGTACTGGCTTTGCAACCGGATAACATTACCGTCCATGCCCTGGCGCTGAAACGAGGCTCTGCGGCCTGGGAGAACCATTCGGCTTCAAACCGTGAAGATGCTATAGACTGGCAGGATATTCAGCGCGAAGTCCATCGCAGGATTCAACAGCGCGGATATATTCCGTATTATCTGTACCGACAAAAGTATATTGCCGGTAACCTTGAGAATATCGGCTATGCCCTGCAGGGCAAAGAATGCCGCTATAATATTGCGGTGATCGAAGAACAGCAAAATATCATTGGTCTTGGCGCAGGCAGTGTCAGCAAAATACGGAAGAGGGGTTCCGGCCATGAGAATATCTATCATCCGCTGGACCTGCAGTGTTATGAGGACCAACTGATGCAGGTCCACCAAAAAATAAAGCAATCATTAACAGATTTTTTGCCTGTTTTATGA
- a CDS encoding MBL fold metallo-hydrolase, giving the protein MIERIVMPVLGVNCYVLACDKTKKAAIIDPGSGSAMIKDLLRRHNLEVERIILTHGHYDHIGAAEELRKTLHAEVAVHREDAGMLTDPQKNLSRMFSKDYVMSPAEILLEDGQEFFIGEVQMKVIHTPGHTPGGICLLTDGVLFSGDTLFDCSIGRADFPGGDFHKLLSSIHDKLMVLDDQILVYPGHESFTSIGRERARNPYISGDLA; this is encoded by the coding sequence TTGATTGAAAGAATAGTTATGCCTGTCTTGGGTGTGAACTGCTACGTGCTGGCTTGTGACAAGACTAAAAAGGCTGCAATCATCGATCCCGGATCGGGTAGTGCGATGATCAAGGATTTGCTGAGGAGGCATAACCTCGAGGTTGAACGGATCATCTTGACGCACGGACATTATGACCATATCGGGGCAGCTGAAGAATTGAGAAAAACCCTGCATGCTGAAGTCGCCGTCCACAGGGAGGATGCAGGGATGCTGACGGATCCTCAGAAAAACCTTTCCAGAATGTTCAGTAAGGACTATGTGATGTCCCCAGCTGAAATACTGCTGGAAGACGGTCAGGAATTCTTTATTGGTGAAGTTCAAATGAAAGTAATCCATACACCGGGACATACACCGGGCGGCATCTGCCTGCTGACGGACGGTGTACTGTTCAGCGGGGACACGCTCTTTGACTGTTCCATCGGCAGAGCGGATTTTCCAGGGGGGGATTTTCATAAACTACTCAGCAGCATCCATGATAAACTGATGGTTTTGGATGACCAAATCCTGGTCTATCCCGGACATGAATCCTTTACATCCATTGGCCGGGAAAGGGCCAGAAATCCATATATCAGTGGAGACCTGGCCTGA